Sequence from the Ornithinimicrobium humiphilum genome:
GGTTGCGGACCTTGCCGGCGGGGACGCCCGCGCCGGAGAGGCGGGCCAGCAGGGTCTCCCCGTCGATGTCGGCGAAGGTGCTCTCGAGCAGGTCGATGACCTGCTGGCGGCGGGCGACGCGCTCGGCGTTGGTGGCCAGGCCCTCGGCGTCGGGGTCGAGCCCGAACTCGGCGCACAGCCGGCGCCACAGGCTCTCGTTGCCGCAGGCGATCTGCACCGCGCCGTCGGCGCAGCGGAAGAGGCCGTAGGGGGCGATCGAGGGGTGGTGGTTGCCCTGGGCGCGGGGGACCTCGCCGGCGACGGTCCACCGGGTGCCCTGGAAGGCGTGGACGCCGATGATCGAGGCCAGCAGCGAGGTGCGCACGACCTGGCCGCGGCCGGTGCGCTCGCGCTCGAGGAGCGCGGCGAGCACGCCGTAGGCGCCGTACATGCCCGAGAGCAGGTCGCCGATCGGCACGCCGACGCGCTGCGGGTCGTCCGGCCCGGAGCCGGTCAGCGACATCAGGCCGGCCTCGCCCTGGGCGATCTGGTCGTAGCCGGCGCGGCCGCCCTCGGGGCCGTCGTGGCCGAAGCCGGAGATCGACAGGACGACCAGGCGGGGGTTGAGATCGGCCAGCCGCTCGGGGGAGAAGCCGAGCCGGTCCAGGGTGCCCGGGCGGAAGTTCTCCATGAGCACGTCCGCGCGGCGGACGAGGGCGGTGAGCACCTCACGGCCGTCGTCGGACTTCAGGTCCAGGGCGATGGACTCCTTGTTGCGGTTGCACGACAGGAAGTAGGTCGCGACCGCCTCGCCGTCGGAACCCTCCACGAAGGGCGGGCCCCAGGAGCGGGTGTCGTCGCCGGTGCCGGGGGTCTCGACCTTGATGACGCGGGCGCCGAGGTCGGCCATCATCATCCCCGCGTGCGGGCCGGCGAGCGCGCGGGTCAGGTCCACCACGACCGTGCCCGCGAGCGGGCCCTGCCGCCCCGCGGCGGCGTCGTTGCCGTCAGTCTCAAACATCAGTTGTCTGGCCTCCTTGGATCAGTGGCCTAGCCAATAGGCAAGTAGGCCAGTTGTCAATACACTGCGCCGCATGGACGCAATGACGCAGCCACCCGCGACGCACCGCAGCGTCGCGGCCCCGGCGCGGGTGCACCGGCCCCGCCTCTACGAGCAGATCGTCGAGCTGCTCGTCGACCACATCCGCACGCAGGGCCTGGAGCCCGGAGACAGGCTCCCTCCCGAGCGCGAGCTGGCGCAGGCCCTCGGCGTGAGCCGGGCCTCCCTGGCCCAGGCGCTCGTGGCCCTCGAGGTCGTGGGCCAGGTCCACGTCCGGCACGGCGAGGGGATCGTCGTGACGGCCCCGCCCGACCCCGAACGGTCCCTCGTCGAGGCGGTCCGTCACCACCAGGACACGCTCCCGGACGTCATCGACGCGCGGT
This genomic interval carries:
- a CDS encoding CaiB/BaiF CoA transferase family protein; translation: MFETDGNDAAAGRQGPLAGTVVVDLTRALAGPHAGMMMADLGARVIKVETPGTGDDTRSWGPPFVEGSDGEAVATYFLSCNRNKESIALDLKSDDGREVLTALVRRADVLMENFRPGTLDRLGFSPERLADLNPRLVVLSISGFGHDGPEGGRAGYDQIAQGEAGLMSLTGSGPDDPQRVGVPIGDLLSGMYGAYGVLAALLERERTGRGQVVRTSLLASIIGVHAFQGTRWTVAGEVPRAQGNHHPSIAPYGLFRCADGAVQIACGNESLWRRLCAEFGLDPDAEGLATNAERVARRQQVIDLLESTFADIDGETLLARLSGAGVPAGKVRNLQEVYEWEQTRSQGLLVDVEHPTLGEVTLPGPPLRFFAPDGTETTPSEHTSPPLLDQHGQALRAWLQEG